In Zingiber officinale cultivar Zhangliang chromosome 3A, Zo_v1.1, whole genome shotgun sequence, the DNA window atacataataggAATTATATAGTTGGAAACGTGTAAACTATAGtatcataaatatattttataaatatatatatatgtaatatgtaatataaattatataagaaatgtatgtataataaattttaatatgtgaATTAAATATTACTCTGTATATATGATATAGATATGGATATATATTGGAAATTTTATCCAATATCAAATTGATGCTTGGTATACTTATAATAAGATTTATATGGTATAGTTGATAGAATTTAGACAAAATTAACGCCTCTACTTTATATAAAAACCCTCACCCAGAATCTAACGTGCCATATTCATGGCCGCCGGCCCTAAGAAGATTTCCCCCATCCTTTGTTTCTCCACCGATActagagctccaagggaagacaaaAGTGGAAGAGTCGATAgctaaggaaattaaaggcatGTTCCCTAACTTGTAATGCTTTAGTTAGTttctatggttggtgaacttcGGGTACCATAGGTTGAAGTATGATGTGCTAGTTTAAGTTCTCttcttaagttttaaagatttgcgTAGAAGGAGTATTTCAGATCTCTTGAGGAGGGTAGTTCCTTCACTAAATTGTAATGATTGCCTATCACATTCTCGCTTTAAAAAGGTTGTGCATGTTCCTAACCTTATTTAACGCTCTAGttagttttataattttttttgggAATTTGGATTTTATAGGGTTCGGGTTTAATTACTGTCTTAGAGTTATAGGCTACTCTATCCTTCGCTTCATGATTTACCATGTGTTTACCTTAGACGTTAGAAAACTTTATTAACCAAAATTATTTGAGCAAGTGTTGATATGATAGACGTTATTATTCGTTCCATGTTCATGCAAAGGTATAATGCAGTAACTTTCTTTTTTTGATTTCCATTAAGCAGTATCGTTGCATGCCTAAAGTGAcacttgtcaataattgttgAAACCTATATACAGGTTTTATATTGTTTTAGCATTAGTCAATTTGTATAATGATGTTTATGCATGGACAATGGCGTAGCCAGAGACTTTAAATGTCCTGGGCTAAATTACgacaataataaaatatacatGTATACTAAACATTTAACAAACACATAATATTTATATCCCAATATCTTTTTACATAGTTCAAATTTCATACAAAATACTTCATCTACTTAAGCTGTGCTCGACGAGATTTTAGTGTATAAAACTCATCTATTACTGATTCCAAGTCTATTTTCTCAGACAATTGTCGTTCTATATAGAGAATCATGCAATCAGAAAGTAAATCATCATCCATCTTATTGCGACGTGCCGTTTTGAGAAATTTCATGGATGAAAAGGCTCTCTGCAGTTGCAGTTGATACAGGAAGAGTTAAGACAAGACGAATCAATCTCTGAATCATAACATAACTCTCAGCCTTTTTAGTCACAATCATTTCTCTGTATAATGCAGAAAGAGTAGAAATTTGTTGAAACTCATGATCACAAACTATGTCAAGTTGATAGTGTTCCAATTCAACTCTCAAAGCATGAATTTCTTTTTGACTAAAATCAGCCAGATAAAATTTTGATGCAAGCTTGCAAATATCGcccatattaaattttttaaatgaatcagTAGGATCCAAACCTGAACAAAGAGCAAGAAGTTCCATTGTTGCCTCACTGAATCTACAATTTAGTTCCATCACTTGAAAAGCTATTGCAGCATTAAAAATATCATAGTGATAGTGATGCTCAACTGTAACATGATCCCGTTGTTGACAATAACGATTAACTTTATAACCACAGCTCATATCAGGCATCTCAATATTATGTTGTTCACAAAAAACCTTTACTTTCACAAAAAACTCATCCCAACCATCTTCTCTAAATTTTAGAAGGACGACTTTTGTGGTTGAGACAAATTTTAAAACATTCACAATGTCTTGTGATTTATTTTGTAGAGCTTGACAAAGAATGTCAGTGGTTTCTAAGATCTTTTCCATCAAaaacaacacaaatacaaattcaaaactcGTAATCATGTTGCATAAACCACAAGCTTCACCACGTATTGTACCATTTGACCCATTTTCACTGAGATTTCCAAGGATCTTACAAGTTGCTGCATACATGTCTATCAAGTTCCTAACAGAATCATAATGAGAGCTCCAATGAGTAGCACCAGGTCTATGCAATGTACCAATTTGATTAGCTCCTGTACCAGATTCACACTCACCAATAGCCAACATATATGCAATCTCTTCTTGTTGAGCAGATTGTAAATCACTAAGACGTTTAGGAGACGAGGTGACGAAGTTTACAATGGAAGTCAAATAAGAAAAGAATTGCCAAATAGAAGGCACATCCTTAGCAGCTGCAACCAATGTTAACTGTAAACGATGAGCAAAACAATGTACATAATAGGCATATGGACAATCTCTAAGAAATAATGCTTGAAGCCCATTCCATTCACCACGCATATTACTTGCACCATCATATCCTTGTCCTCTCATGTTGTGGATTTGAATATTGTGTTGAACAAAGATGTCAGAAATTGATTTCTTAAGGTTTGCTGATGTTGTGTCCTCAACACTCAAAATCTCAAAGAAACGTTCCACCAAAAATCCAGAATTATTAACAAATCTGAAAATAAGGGACATTTGCTCTTTTTTAGATTCATCTTGAGCTTCATCAACAAGAGTACAAAACTTGGCATCTCCCAATTCATCTCGAATCATTGTTCTCACTTTATTAGCAAGAATATGCAATATTTCCTTTTGAATTTGCAGAGAAGTGTATTTAGCATTTTGCGGGGCATTATGTAACACAACTTTTGCAATTTCATCATTTAAATGTCCTTGAAATTTCAACAATTCAATAAAATTTCCACGATTTAAGGAATTCTCTGATTCATCATGACCTCTAAAAGAACATCCTTGAGTTGCAAGCCATAATAAACCTTCAATTGTTGCCTTTAGGCGCAACCTATTCTTTATAATTTCTTCCGTAGATTGAGCATACAACACTTTGTCAATATTttgctttggtttcatcaaatccTGAACACATTTCACACATCTATTATGTGATGAAGACAATGAACCAACATGAATAAGAAATGCACATTTTTCTCCATCATTAACTCTCTTCCAACTGTTAAACCCTTCAGAAACAAGTGCAGAACGAGCCATTGGATTACTTGTATTCTCAAAAAGAAAGCATGGAAAACAATATGCTTTGTCCTTTGAAGGTGAATATTCTAGCCAAGGAAAttgtttgaaccaaacatattgaaatcgcCGGTTTTGCTTTCCAATTTTTGTTCTTGGATACTCAATAAGTTTGGGTTGATAAGGACCTGCTTTGATATATGCTCTTCTAATCTCATCCCGCTCATTAACAGAGTATTCACAAATCAATTTTCGTAATCCTGGATCTCGTTCAATAGAAGAAATATcaaattcttcttctctttgttctATTGGCCTAGATACAAAATGAGGTTGTAAATCGGAAGTAGAGGATCCAACTGTTGATCTAAGAGGTATATCACACTGCAATTGATTATCAGATTCAGGCTGATCATCTCTTTTCCTAAAAAATGACATTAATGTTTTTGGCTTTTTATTTGAAAGTTGTTGGTGTTCCATTTAAAACCTAAGGAAAAAAATaactataaattaattatttataactTAAGAACAAAAAACAACTACCAATCAATTATAACAAACTCAATCATATTATTCATTTTATGATAAACTCAAACACaataataaatcaatttataatATCACAACTTTCCCTAGTATTAGAATCATAATTTtcagataatttaaaattttaaataatttcaaaaaaaatcacAACTACAAATCTAAAATTACTTGTGAGGTAATGATTTGTCACTTTAAGATAAAGAGAAGTCCACTGCCTACCCGTAAAATCCGGTGTTATGCTAAAACTTGAAATGcctgaaatcaaaaataaaaataaaggacTTAAAAAGGGAACAAATGTGGGAATTTAGAAGTAAACTTAGGaccttttactttttttttttcaaccacAACAATCACAAATAATAATGAGTATCACATTTAGATTGACAGaatgtttaaatttttcaaaaatttaacctAGGTTGGAAAAAACTTTCCTAAAAAAAATTAGGGCAAATTAAAGCAACTATGATTCTATAAAGAACAATCTCTACTGTTATTCTGGTAATTCCATCATACACGACGATCCCTAGATCATCAAGACTAAACTCACACAAAACATTCTAAGAGCCATGAAATTCCCATAAGGGTGAAGCAACTAGCAAGGAAGACGAAGGAACCAAATTACCAAAGAATTcacaaatcataaaaaaaaaaaagaagtggaAATTGCTGTTATAGAACAGGAGAGCATTGGAGATTTGGAGATCTGGAGAGGTTGGATTTTGAGTCTTTGACGAAGGACGAAGAAGATGTAAATGGAGATTAGTAGATTACCACTTAGCAGTGCTTGAAAAGgtattgcaagaggaagaggcTGAGCGAGGACTGAGGAGAATCGGCGCCTCGGCGGCTCAAGATTTGCAAGAGGTTGAGCGAGGAGAACCGGCGGCTGAAGAGTGAAGAAGGAGATGATGTGCTGACTGTTGAAGATTGAAGAAGGACAGAAGGTGGCAACGATTACTGCCTCGATGTGTTCGTCGTGCTAGAGGAGGAGGGCGACGAAAAAATTGCTAGGTTACCACTGTGCAGTGGGCTCGATGTGTTTACTGCACTGGGCGGTGAAAAAAAAAACCAAGGAATTAGGGAGTTAGGTGTTAAAAATTGCTGGGCTGCACTGGGCTGAAGCCCAGTGCAGCCCAGTACTGACTACGCCATTGTGCATGGAAACATAGGAGCTAAGCACTTCTTAATGCCCATTATGATCCACCAGCTTCTTGTTGATAGGGTACTGCAAGGTTTAATTAGTCAGGTTAATTCTAGGCTGATAGGTATTAATGAATTAAAGTTAGTTAATTAATAAGGTTTTGAGGTGGTTTAGAGTTTGAGACATAGTTAACGGATTGATTGAAGTAGTAATCATGATTAAAAAGATTGAATGGCGAAGTATTAAAGATATGTTGAATTATAAGCTTGATTGATTAATTAGTTAGTCTGGCTAACTAAAAGGTTTAACTGAGTATTAATCCATTTAATAAATAATTAGGTTACCAATTAGTGGATGAATTTATTGAGATTAATAATTTGATTAAAGTATCTTGAAGATTATTTGCATGCGAATACTGTAGATGTACCCCTATTGTTTGGTAGGAACTATATAACCTGACTTCTTGTTAAGAAATATCAAAGGAAAGCTACAGCTTGCATGTTCTATGTGGATATATCTCTATTTTGTGTTCTGTCATTTATATGATCATGATTGGTTTTCCTTTAACCCCCATTAGGAGGTATGAAATGATTTCAAATTGTTAGAAGTACCATATTAAAATAATCTGGATAATACATTAACGTACTTGCTATGGATCAAATACTATGAGAAGATTTTAGGAAATAAGTACCATAATTTCCTTGTTAAAAGCCTTGGCATACTAGTTtataaatttcaaattgaatctTAAGGGCATTCGAAAATTATGATTATGCATGTTATGAACTCCATGATAATTTAGTATGTATGTTGATGCCATGTAAGTATGTTTATACTTATGTTTAGttcatgtttatgtttatatGCATATTTACATTCATGTCTATGTAGAgatcatgtttatgtttatgtttatgcctatgtttatgtaATGAACAcggttgagtgtgaccggtgtccttagatCGGGAAGTCACCAaatcttatgtggtagagtgtgaccggtgcccttagcccgggagctcactaaaattctatgtggttgagtgtaaccggtgtccttagcctgggagctcaccaaacttctatgttgttgagtgtgaccggtgtccttagcccgggagctcaccaatcttatgtggtagagtgtgaccggtgtccttagcccgggagctcaccaaatctatgtggtcgagtgtgaccgatGTCCTTAGcctggtgtccttagcccgggagctcaccaaatctatgtggccgagtgtgaccggtgtccttagcccgggagctcgccaatcttatgtggtagagtgtgaccagtgtccatagcccgggagctcaccaaatctatgtggtcgagtgtgaccggtgtccttagcccgggagctcgccaatcttatgtggtagagtgtgaccagtgtccatagcccgggagctcaccaaatctatgtggtcgagtgtgaccggtgtccttagcccgggagctcgctAATCTTTTGTGATCGAGTGTGACcgatgtccttagcccgggagctcaccaaactatgtagttgagtgtgaccggtgcccttagcccgggagctcactaactctatgtgattatgtttatctttatACTTAGCTTATGTACacgatgatgcttatgattatgcccATCTTAAGTATGTACGTTTATGCCAGCTAGTATGCTTAtacctatgtttatatacatgcacatgattatgtctatttcatgcttagtttaattacATGCTTATGCTTCTGTTCATCCATAGTATGTACGTTTATGCCAGCTAGTAtacttatgcctatgtttatatacatgctcatgattatatatatttcatgcttagtttaattacatgcttatgcttatgctttCATTCATCCATAGTATGTACATTTATGCTAACTAGTATGCTTATGCcaatgtttatatacatgctcctGGTTGTGTCTATTTTATACTTAGCTTACGTACATTCTTAggcttatgtttatgcttgtatgcCTACGTAGACATCTATACTCATGTCCATGATGTGCCAGTAGGTAAGACCTAagttacctttgatgtggtttcccttagtacactagattatagacgctaactaatgcataacaTTGTTTTAAACATGCTGATTCTCTCGACTCATAGTTTATAAGAGATAATGAGATGGATGGGATAAGAGGCATTGACTAGTGAGCCAGCTCAGAACAAGGGAAGTACAACCCCGAAGGCCTTCTAGATTAATTCCGCatgtagttatgttttctttcaaattatttatgtaattttatttgagtTAAGGAACCATTATGGAAGTATGAGTAAGTGACGTTCGCAGATTATGTATTATATATGTGTAAAAAAAAACTAGGGTCGTTAcaagtatcctccccaacggagtcactgctattatttgtgtgaccaaaggaacaccaactattaattttatttgtcataaagttagaatgacaagaataaaattaatgggtaagaccctcctcttacaaatgtttgaatttgtatacgcccacactaatgtggcatgcaaaattcacggtgttttgaggtgttggtaaatttaaataatattatttgtgcaatcaatattattctaaatttaaagtttattttgtgattcttaggatgactttcaacccactggctattattctgaaagagaacaaatttactggtcccaaccatatagattggaaaagaaacttggatattgtcctaactgttgaaagttataagtttgtactaatggaggtctgccctaatgtgcctaatagcgattctagtgaagaggagattgagtatcataggaaatgggtcaaggcagatgagatggtgcggagttaaatttggcttttatatcaaatgtgctgcaacatcagcatcagaccatgcctactggccatgacatgatgtacaatctcaaggaactcttcggacactagaatcgggctgacaggcaagactatatgatctctaggtactggactaaaagcaggaatgaagaagacgaaaggcaagtgcttcatttgcaaacagtctggacatttgtaggcaggctatcctcgtaggaagagaacaatcTAAGTATATCTTTTTCTCTACAagttggaacatgtttagtggtgttatctatcggtacctggcaTGTAGATATgagaaccactgattatgtctgcaaatctttacaagggttccaggaaactcgataactacacgaaggagaaatcactgtttacatgggcaatgctacagaagtagcagctgttgcagtgggagatgtttataggaataaaatattggttttgagaaattgtctctacgtaccaagttttagaaagaacttgatttcagtttctaaacaatacaagaatggatattctatctattttgatgaaaaaggtgttatcaagaaaaatagggaagttatatattctggtacattggttagcaatttgtatactctaaatccaataactcccataaagcaacaaatagaaattaatagcacatcttctaattctaataagagaaaggaaccttcagaaatgaatcaaacatattttTGACATCTAATgcttgatcatattaacttgagtaggattcaaaagcttatagtcgatggactcttgggttcattaatgTTGGAAAAcattccaacttgcgaatcttgcttggaaggtaaaatgaccaagagaccttttaagggcaaggggtatagagccaaagatgtgttggaactagttcattctgatttgtgtggtcctatgtctatctaggcaagaggtggtttcgaatattttgtctcttttatagatgactattcgagatatgaatatatttacctgatgcgccgcaagtttgaatgctttgataagttcaaagagtataaggctgatgtggagaaactgttggttgctactcggaaaacctataggttccactgtacaaaaattttgtacaaaggtctgaaccttttcctagctaccatgtgttcttttaaattaaattttggatcgcctgcggaacttaacacgtttgatccaaaatttaatctatttgttcttttaggttttgacttggatctcctgcggaactttacacgttcgacccaagtctccttaagttattaattccattaaatattattttccataattggttcccagtactgacgtggcgaggcacatgaccttcttggatatgggagcaaccaccaccgactagacaaaaccttttatagaaagctaatatttaatttcctaaaataactttaggttaaccaaagagaacaatcaaatcacaaggaaaagaaaaaaataaaagaacacaatatcgaaaaacatattcaaaattctagaacgtaagcctcttgtatttggtattatttccataaataactagcatgatgcggaaataaaaattactagttataccttgtagaaaaacctcttgatcttctaccgtattcctcttctaacctcggacgttgtgtgggcaacgatcttccgagatgagaaccaccaagcaccttcttcttccttctaggtttcggccaccaaaattctccaagagaagtagaggtccggccaccaccaccaagctccaagggatgcaagaaacaaaacctcctttctctctttcttctcctaactagaaccggccaccatcaagagctccaagagggattgccaccggccacaagaagaagagaagagaaagaagctagggccggccaccaaggaggaaaagagaggaagaatagaatagagttgttcaccatgaagccttctctaccccctcttttataatccttggtcttggcaaataaggaaatttaattaaaaacttccttaattattttgccatgaaaaaggaaattttatttaattaaaaataatttcctttttacaaatacaatggccggccacaccattccacaaatcaaggaaattttaattcacacaagaattaaaacttcctaatttgctttcgaaaatttataaaaatttctcaaataatttttcccttcatggtggttaataaaaaggaaattttataaattaaaattcttcttttaaacatgtggataatttccaaaaggaaagttatctctaaaaattaaaatctcttttcaatctacaaataaggaaagatatcaaatcttttcttaatcttttgtagaaactaataaaagagaatatttaatttttaaacttctcttttaaattattatcatggttaaaaaggaaagtttttcttaaaaataaaatctcctttcaatctacaaataaggaaagcttt includes these proteins:
- the LOC122050463 gene encoding zinc finger MYM-type protein 1-like; amino-acid sequence: MSFFRKRDDQPESDNQLQCDIPLRSTVGSSTSDLQPHFVSRPIEQREEEFDISSIERDPGLRKLICEYSVNERDEIRRAYIKAGPYQPKLIEYPRTKIGKQNRRFQYVWFKQFPWLEYSPSKDKAYCFPCFLFENTSNPMARSALVSEGFNSWKRVNDGEKCAFLIHVGSLSSSHNRCVKCVQDLMKPKQNIDKVLYAQSTEEIIKNRLRLKATIEGLLWLATQGCSFRGHDESENSLNRGNFIELLKFQGHLNDEIAKVVLHNAPQNAKYTSLQIQKEILHILANKVRTMIRDELGDAKFCTLVDEAQDESKKEQMSLIFRFVNNSGFLVERFFEILSVEDTTSANLKKSISDIFVQHNIQIHNMRGQGYDGASNMRGEWNGLQALFLRDCPYAYYVHCFAHRLQLTLVAAAKDVPSIWQFFSYLTSIVNFVTSSPKRLSDLQSAQQEEIAYMLAIGECESGTGANQIGTLHRPGATHWSSHYDSVRNLIDMYAATCKILGNLSENGSNGTIRGEACGLCNMITSFEFVFVLFLMEKILETTDILCQALQNKSQDIVNVLKFVSTTKVVLLKFREDGWDEFFVKVKVFCEQHNIEMPDMSCGYKVNRYCQQRDHVTVEHHYHYDIFNAAIAFQVMELNCRFSEATMELLALCSGLDPTDSFKKFNMGDICKLASKFYLADFSQKEIHALRVELEHYQLDIVCDHEFQQISTLSALYREMIVTKKAESYVMIQRLIRLVLTLPVSTATAESLFIHEISQNGTSQ